A DNA window from Drosophila pseudoobscura strain MV-25-SWS-2005 chromosome 2, UCI_Dpse_MV25, whole genome shotgun sequence contains the following coding sequences:
- the AOX3 gene encoding abscisic-aldehyde oxidase — protein MTTKFTINGQPYTVNLTNLPPDITLNTFIREHAQLTATKFMCQEGGCGACVCVVRNGTRSWAVNSCLTLLNTCAQLEIVTAEGLGNQRTGYNPIQKRLAKMNGTQCGYCSPGFVMNMYGLLEQHDGKVSMAEVENSFGGNICRCTGYRPILDAMKSFAVDSDIQVPAECADIEDLSLEALNCPKTGQPCSGSCHRSALVYEDGSQWHWPKTLNELFEALDKIGEADQFMLVAGNTAHGVYRRSTDIKHFIDVSGVEELHEHSTEGQQLKLGANLSLTQTMDILSTTAKQPGFEYLEVLWNHLDLIANVPVRNSGTLAGNISIKKQHPEFPSDVFLSFEALDAKVLAMKSATEEQEITLAEYLGATDRKLVVKAFVLPAYPKDKFIYESYKIMPRAQNAHAYVNAAFLLELENGSKVKNARICFGGIRPDFVHATAIEQLMVGHSPYESGLIEQTFDSLPSVFNPDEVLPDASPAYRTKLACGLLYKFFLKHAPPAEVAENFKSGGQILQRPLSSGLQVYQTQKQNYPVTQAVQKVEGMIQCSGEATYMNDVLTPSNTVYCAFVGATKVGATIDAIDSKEACKQPGVIAFYSAKDVPGTNTFCEPSFGYQVEEIFCSGLVRHSEQPAGVIVALTADQAQRAAKLVKITYTQATSDFKLITSIGDVFASETPDPSRIIAVSKSKLKEVTFSDTPDLEVRGILQIGLQYHFTMEPQTTVVIPFEDGLKVFSATQWMDHTQAVIANMLQVKAKDVQLQVRRLGGGYGSKITRGNQVACAASLAAYKLNRPVRFVQTLESMMDCNGKRWACRSDYQCHVKANGKIVGLSNDFYEDAGWVNNESPIDMHSTLTATNCYDFTGVNFKNNGNAVITDAPSSTWCRAPGSVEGIAMMENIIEHVAFEVQSDPAAVRLLNIASTHKLSELLPQFLESREYYERKKEIEAHNSENRWMKRGLGLAVMDYPIFYFGQYPATVAIYHVDGTVVVTHGGIEMGQGMNTKVAQVAAYTLGIDLSFIKVESSDTINGANSMVTGGAVGSESLCFAVRKTCEILNTRLQPVKKSGDSWVKTVGAAYDKSINLIASDHYKAGDMENYHVYGMALTEIELDVLTGNNQIKRVDILEDAGESLSPFIDIGQVEGAFVMCLGYWLSEQLVYDRETGRLVTNRTWNYKPPGAKDIPIDFRIELAQKPNPNGPGFMRSKATGEPPCCLAVSVVFALQQALQSARHDAGLPREWVRLGAPTTPETLVLNAGHEATSFRLK, from the exons ATGACTACAAAATTCACAATTAATGGACAGCCGTACACGG TGAATCTGACCAATCTGCCCCCAGACATCACTCTCAATACCTTCATTCGGGAGCATGCCCAACTGACGGCCACGAAGTTCATGTGCCAGGAGGGAGGATGTGGGGCCTGTGTTTGCGTAGTCCGCAATGGAACCCGCAGCTGGGCCGTCAATTCG TGCCTCACGCTTCTGAATACCTGCGCCCAGCTGGAGATCGTCACTGCCGAGGGGTTGGGCAATCAACGCACTGGCTATAACCCCATTCAGAAGCGTCTGGCCAAGATGAATGGCACCCAGTGCGGATACTGCTCCCCGGGATTCGTGATGAATATGTACGGTCTGCTGGAGCAGCATGACGGCAAGGTGAGCATGGCGGAGGTGGAGAACTCCTTCGGTGGCAACATTTGTCGCTGCACCGGCTACCGTCCCATTCTGGATGCCATGAAGTCCTTTGCGGTGGACAGCGATATCCAGGTTCCCGCCGAATGTGCGGATATCGAGGATCTGAGCCTGGAGGCCCTCAACTGTCCCAAGACGGGGCAGCCCTGTAGCGGCAGCTGTCATCGTTCCGCTTTGGTCTATGAGGACGGGAGCCAGTGGCACTGGCCCAAGACCTTGAATGAGCTGTTTGAGGCCCTGGACAAGATCGGAGAGGCAGATCAATTCATGCTGGTGGCTGGCAACACGGCGCATGGTGTCTACAGACGATCGACGGACATCAAGCACTTTATCGAtgtgagtggagtggaggagcTGCATGAGCACAGCACTGAGGGGCAGCAGCTAAAGCTGGGCGCGAACCTCAGTCTGACGCAGACCATGGACATCCTTAGTACGACGGCCAAGCAGCCCGGCTTTGAGTATCTGGAGGTTCTATGGAACCATTTGGATCTCATTGCGAATGTCCCCGTGCGCAAT TCGGGGACTTTGGCTGGAAACATCTCTATTAAGAAACAGCATCCCGAGTTCCCATCGGATGTCTTTCTGTCCTTCGAGGCTTTGGATGCAAAGGTTCTGGCAATGAAAAGTGCCACTGAGGAGCAGGAAATTACCCTTGCCGAATACTTGGGCGCAACCGATAGAAAGCTTGTGGTGAAGGCATTCGTCCTGCCTGCCTATCCCAAGGATAAGTTCATATACGAGTCCTACAAA ATCATGCCACGGGCCCAGAATGCCCATGCCTATGTCAATGCCGCTTTTCTTCTCGAGTTGGAAAACGGTTCAAAGGTGAAGAATGCCAGGATTTGCTTTGGTGGCATCCGACCCGACTTTGTCCACGCCACCGCCATTGAGCAGTTGATGGTGGGACACAGTCCCTACGAGAGTGGACTCATAGAACAGACGTTTGATTCGCTACCAAGTGTTTTCAATCCAGACGAGGTCCTGCCTGATGCCAGTCCTGCCTATCGCACGAAATTGGCCTGCGGATTACTCTACAAGTTTTTTCTGAAGCACGCCCCACCTGCAGAGGTCGCGGAGAATTTCAAGAGTGGAGGTCAGATTCTTCAGCGCCCATTATCATCGGGTCTGCAGGTGTACCAGACCCAGAAGCAGAACTATCCCGTAACCCAGGCCGTGCAGAAGGTAGAGGGCATGATCCAGTGCTCGGGGGAAGCTACCTACATGAACGATGTGCTGACCCCGTCCAACACCGTATACTGCGCCTTCGTAGGAGCTACTAAGGTGGGAGCCACCATCGATGCAATCGATAGCAAGGAGGCCTGCAAGCAACCTGGAGTGATTGCCTTCTAcagtgccaaagatgtgccTGGGACAAACACCTTCTGTGAGCCGAGCTTTGGCTACCAGGTAGAGGAGATCTTCTGCTCCGGACTGGTGCGTCACTCGGAACAACCGGCGGGAGTGATCGTAGCCCTCACTGCCGATCAAGCTCAGCGGGCGGCAAAGCTGGTGAAGATCACCTACACTCAGGCGACCTCCGACTTCAAATTGATAACCAGCATTGGGGATGTCTTTGCTTCGGAAACACCGGATCCGTCACGCATCATTGCTGTGTCCAAATCGAAGCTGAAGGAAGTGACTTTCTCCGACACTCCCGATTTGGAAGTTAGAGGCATATTGCAGATAGGCCTGCAGTATCACTTCACCATGGAGCCGCAAACGACGGTGGTCATTCCTTTTGAGGATGGCCTGAAGGTCTTCTCGGCCACCCAGTGGATGGACCACACTCAGGCTGTCATTGCAAACATGCTGCAAGTGAAGGCCAAGGATGTTCAGTTACAG GTTCGGCGATTGGGCGGTGGCTATGGCTCGAAGATCACCCGCGGGAATCAGGTGGCCTGCGCCGCTTCCTTGGCTGCCTATAAGCTGAATCGTCCTGTTCGCTTTGTTCAGACTCTGGAGTCCATGATGGACTGTAATGGCAAGCGCTGGGCCTGTCGCTCTGACTATCAGTGTCACGTGAAGGCCAACGGCAAGATTGTCGGCTTGTCGAATGATTTCTACGAAGATGCTGGTTGGGTAAATAACGAGAGTCCCATCGATATGCACTCAACCTTGACTGCGACCAATTGTTACGACTTTACTGGCGTCAACTTCAAGAACAATGGCAACGCGGTGATCACAGATGCTCCCAGTTCTACTTGGTGTCGGGCGCCGGGATCGGTGGAGGGCATTGCCATGATGGAGAATATTATTGAACATGTTGCTTTTGAGGTCCAGAGCGATCCGGCAGCTGTGCGACTCCTCAACATAGCCTCAACCCACAAGTTGTCTGAATTGTTGCCGCAGTTCCTCGAGTCGCGGGAATATTATGAGAGGAAGAAAGAGATCGAGGCGCACAATTCCGAGAACCGCTGGATGAAGCGCGGCCTGGGCCTAGCCGTGATGGACTATCCCATTTTCTACTTTGGTCAGTACCCCGCTACCGTGGCCATCTATCATGTGGATGGAACAGTTGTGGTTACCCACGGAGGCATCGAAATGGGGCAAG GAATGAACACAAAGGTGGCTCAGGTGGCTGCCTACACCCTGGGCATCGATTTGAGCTTCATCAAGGTAGAATCTTCGGACACCATCAATGGCGCCAACTCAATGGTCACTGGCGGAGCCGTCGGCAGCGAGAGTCTCTGCTTTGCAGTTCGCAAAACCTGCGAGATCCTCAACACCAGACTGCAGCCGGTGAAGAAGAGCGGCGACAGTTGGGTTAAGACCGTGGGCGCTGCCTATGACAAATCCATCAACCTGATTGCCTCCGATCACTACAAAGCGGGTGACATGGAGAACTACCATGTGTACGGCATGGCACTCACCGAAATCGAGTTGGATGTCCTCACCGGTAACAATCAAATCAAGCGCGTGGATATCCTCGAGGATGCTGGCGAAAGTCTCAGTCCATTTATCGACATTGGCCAGGTCGAGGGCGCCTTTGTCATGTGCCTGGGCTACTGGCTCAGCGAACAGTTGGTCTACGATCGCGAAACGGGCCGCCTGGTCACCAACCGCACGTGGAACTACAAGCCGCCCGGCGCCAAGGATATTCCAATTGATTTTCGCATCGAATTGGCCCAGAAACCCAATCCCAATGGGCCGGGCTTTATGCGTTCCAAGGCCACTGGAGAGCCGCCTTGCTGCCTGGCTGTCAGTGTGGTGTTTGCCCTCCAACAGGCCCTGCAATCGGCCCGACATGATGCAGGGCTGCCGCGCGAGTGGGTGCGTCTGGGAGCACCCACTACGCCCGAGACTTTGGTGCTGAATGCGGGTCATGAGGCGACGAGCTTTAGGCTTAAGTAG
- the LOC5384075 gene encoding xanthine dehydrogenase-like: MCLEGGCGACVCVVRDANGPRAVNSCLKLLNTCTQLDIVTCEGLGSQRSGYHPIQKRLAKMNGTQCGYCSPGFVMNMYGLLEQHDGKVTMAVVEKAFSGNICRCTGYRPILDAMKSFAVDSDIQVPAECADIEDLNLEARNCPKTGQPCSGSCHRSALVYEDGSQWHWPKTLNELFEALDKIGEADQFMLVAGNTAHGVYRRSTDIKHFIDVSGVEELHEHSTEGQQLKLGANLSLTQTMDILSTTAKQPGFEYLEVLWNHLDLIANVPVRNSGTLAGNISIKKQHPEFPSDVFLSFEALDAKVLAMKSATEEQEITLAEYLGATDRKLVVKAFVLPAYPKDKFIYESYKIMPRAQNAHAYVNAAFLLELENGSKVKNARICFGGIRPDFVHATAIEQLMVGHSPYESGLIEQTFDSLPSVFNPDEVLPDASPAYRTKLACGLLYKFFLKHAPPAEVAEKFKSGGQLLQRQLSSGLQLFQTQKQNYPVTQAVQKLEGMIQCSGEATYMNDVPTTSNTVHSAFVGATKVGATIDDIDAKEALQQPGVIAFYCAKDVPGANTFSDPSFGYQAEEIFCSGLVRHSEQPAGVIVALTADQAQRAAKLVKISYSRASSDFKLMPTLKDVFSSATPDPSRIIAVAKSKLKEVTFSDKPDMEVRGIFDMGLQYHFTMEPQTTVAIPFENGLKVFSATQWMDHTQSVIARMLQMKAKDVQLQVRRLGGGYGSKISRGNQVACAACLAAFKLNRPVRFVQTLESMMDCNGKRWACRSEYECHVKASGKMVGLSNDFYEDAGWNTNESPVEGHSTYTAGNCYEFTDKNFKLSGHEVLTDAPSSTWCRAPGSVEGLAMMENIIEHVAFAVQRDPADVRLANISKKTKMATLLPEFLKSREYYARKKEIDTHNANNRWMKRGLGLSVMNFPVIYIGQFPATVAIYHVDGTVVVTHGGIEMGQGMNTKIAQVAAYTLGIDLSYIKVESSDTINGANSMVTGYAIGSESVCYAVRKICETLNARLKPVRKSKASWVETVEAANAALINLIASDHYKTGDMQNYQVLGLALSEIEMDVLTGNIVIRRVDILEDAGESLSPYIDVGQVEGAFVMGLGYWLSELLIYESDNGRLLTNRTWNYHPLGAKDIPIDFRIELVHNPKPNGAGFMRSKATGEPPCCLAVSVIFALQQAMQSAREDAGLPREWLRLGAPSTPETLLLNAGHEVTDFKLK; this comes from the exons ATGTGCTTGGAGGGGGGCTGTGGAGCCTGTGTGTGCGTTGTGCGCGACGCCAACGGACCCAGAGCCGTCAATTCG TGCCTCAAACTACTGAATACCTGCACCCAGCTGGATATCGTTACATGCGAGGGACTGGGCAGTCAGCGCAGCGGTTACCATCCGATACAGAAGCGTCTGGCCAAGATGAATGGCACCCAGTGCGGGTACTGCTCCCCGGGATTCGTGATGAACATGTACGGCCTGCTGGAGCAGCACGACGGTAAGGTGACCATGGCGGTGGTGGAGAAAGCCTTTAGTGGCAACATTTGTCGCTGCACCGGCTACCGTCCCATTCTGGATGCCATGAAGTCCTTTGCGGTGGACAGCGATATCCAGGTTCCCGCCGAATGTGCGGATATCGAGGATCTGAACCTGGAGGCCCGCAACTGTCCCAAGACGGGGCAGCCCTGTAGCGGCAGCTGTCATCGTTCCGCTTTGGTCTATGAGGACGGGAGCCAGTGGCACTGGCCCAAGACCTTGAATGAGCTGTTTGAGGCCCTGGACAAGATCGGAGAGGCAGATCAATTCATGCTGGTGGCTGGCAACACGGCGCATGGTGTCTACAGACGATCGACGGACATCAAGCACTTTATCGAtgtgagtggagtggaggagcTGCATGAGCACAGCACTGAGGGGCAGCAGCTAAAGCTGGGCGCGAACCTCAGTCTGACGCAGACCATGGACATCCTTAGTACGACGGCCAAGCAGCCCGGCTTTGAGTATCTGGAGGTTCTATGGAACCATTTGGATCTCATTGCGAATGTCCCCGTGCGCAAT TCGGGGACTTTGGCTGGAAACATCTCTATTAAGAAACAGCATCCCGAGTTCCCATCGGATGTCTTTCTGTCCTTCGAGGCTTTGGATGCAAAGGTTCTGGCAATGAAAAGTGCCACTGAGGAGCAGGAAATTACCCTTGCCGAATACTTGGGCGCAACCGATAGAAAGCTTGTGGTGAAGGCATTCGTCCTGCCTGCCTATCCCAAGGATAAGTTCATATACGAGTCCTACAAA ATCATGCCACGGGCCCAGAATGCCCATGCCTATGTCAATGCCGCTTTTCTTCTCGAGTTGGAAAACGGTTCAAAGGTGAAGAATGCCAGGATTTGCTTTGGTGGCATCCGACCCGACTTTGTCCACGCCACCGCCATTGAGCAGTTGATGGTGGGACACAGTCCCTACGAGAGTGGACTCATAGAACAGACGTTTGATTCGCTACCAAGTGTTTTCAATCCAGACGAGGTCCTGCCTGATGCCAGTCCTGCCTATCGCACGAAATTGGCTTGCGGATTACTCTACAAGTTTTTTCTGAAGCACGCCCCACCTGCAGAGGTCGCGGAGAAGTTCAAGAGTGGCGGCCAACTTCTTCAGCGGCAGCTCTCATCTGGTCTTCAGCTCTTCCAGACGCAGAAGCAGAACTACCCAGTCACCCAGGCAGTGCAGAAGTTAGAGGGCATGATCCAGTGTTCCGGCGAGGCCACGTACATGAACGATGTGCCCACCACCTCCAACACCGTTCACTCCGCTTTCGTGGGCGCCACAAAAGTGGGAGCCACCATCGACGACATTGATGCCAAAGAGGCGCTGCAGCAACCTGGTGTGATTGCCTTCTACTGTGCCAAGGATGTGCCTGGGGCAAACACCTTCTCGGATCCCAGCTTTGGCTACCAGGCGGAGGAAATCTTCTGCTCGGGGCTAGTGCGTCACTCGGAGCAACCGGCGGGAGTGATCGTAGCCCTCACTGCCGATCAGGCTCAGCGGGCGGCAAAGCTGGTGAAGATCAGCTACAGTCGGGCGAGCTCCGACTTCAAATTGATGCCCACTTTGAAGGATGTTTTTTCCTCTGCCACCCCGGATCCATCACGTATAATTGCAGTGGCCAAATCGAAACTAAAGGAAGTAACATTCTCCGACAAGCCTGATATGGAAGTAAGGGGCATCTTCGACATGGGCCTGCAGTATCACTTTACGATGGAGCCACAAACGACTGTAGCCATTCCTTTCGAAAACGGCCTGAAGGTATTCTCGGCTACACAGTGGATGGACCACACGCAGTCTGTCATCGCCCGCATGCTCCAGATGAAGGCCAAAGATGTGCAATTACAG GTTCGTCGATTAGGCGGTGGCTATGGCTCAAAGATCTCCCGCGGGAATCAGGTGGCCTGCGCCGCTTGTTTGGCTGCCTTCAAGCTTAATCGTCCTGTTCGCTTTGTCCAGACTCTGGAGTCCATGATGGACTGCAATGGCAAGCGCTGGGCCTGTCGGTCTGAATATGAGTGCCATGTGAAAGCCAGTGGGAAAATGGTTGGCTTGTCGAACGATTTCTACGAGGATGCAGGCTGGAATACCAACGAGAGTCCTGTGGAGGGTCACTCGACCTATACAGCTGGCAATTGCTACGAGTTCACAGACAAAAACTTCAAGCTCAGTGGCCATGAGGTGCTCACAGATGCCCCCAGCTCCACTTGGTGTCGTGCCCCGGGCTCTGTTGAGGGCCTGGCCATGATGGAGAACATTATTGAACATGTTGCCTTTGCGGTTCAGCGAGATCCTGCAGACGTGCGCCTTGCAAACATCAGCAAGAAGACCAAGATGGCCACACTGCTGCCAGAGTTCCTCAAGTCGAGGGAGTACTATGCCAGGAAAAAGGAGATCGATACCCACAACGCCAACAATCGCTGGATGAAACGAGGTCTCGGCCTTTCCGTAATGAACTTTCCAGTCATCTATATAGGACAGTTTCCGGCCACAGTGGCCATCTACCATGTGGATGGCACTGTTGTAGTCACCCACGGAGGCATCGAAATGGGGCAAG GTATGAACACAAAGATCGCCCAAGTGGCTGCCTATACGTTGGGAATAGATTTGAGCTACATTAAAGTGGAATCCTCTGACACCATCAATGGAGCCAACTCCATGGTGACGGGCTATGCCATTGGCAGTGAGAGTGTCTGCTATGCAGTCCGCAAGATCTGCGAAACCCTCAACGCTCGCCTGAAGCCCGTAAGGAAGAGCAAAGCCAGCTGGGTGGAGACCGTGGAAGCCGCCAATGCCGCCTTGATCAATCTGATCGCCTCCGATCACTACAAAACGGGTGATATGCAGAACTATCAGGTGCTTGGACTGGCCCTGTCCGAAATCGAGATGGATGTGCTCACTGGGAACATTGTGATCCGTCGCGTCGATATCCTCGAAGATGCTGGAGAGAGTCTCAGTCCCTATATCGATGTCGGTCAGGTCGAGGGCGCCTTTGTCATGGGTCTGGGCTACTGGCTCAGCGAACTCCTGATCTACGAGAGCGACAATGGCCGCCTGCTCACCAATCGCACCTGGAACTACCATCCACTGGGGGCCAAGGACATTCCCATCGATTTTCGCATTGAACTGGTGCACAATCCCAAGCCCAATGGGGCTGGTTTTATGCGCTCCAAGGCCACTGGAGAGCCGCCCTGCTGTCTGGCTGTGAGTGTGATATTTGCCCTACAGCAGGCAATGCAATCCGCTCGAGAGGATGCTGGCCTGCCGCGGGAGTGGCTACGATTAGGAGCTCCAAGCACACCCGAGACTCTGCTCCTCAATGCGGGCCATGAAGTTACGGATTTTAAGCTCAAATAG